In the genome of Paenibacillus sp. FSL R5-0766, one region contains:
- a CDS encoding globin, with product MNPSLSIYDNLGGEKGVRALVEAFYPIVQQNEQLAPLFPEDIQPVIDKQYMFLSQFFGGPGLFSEAFGHPMMRARHMHFEVTVERAEAWLACMDQALTQIGVEEPLHSFILQRLSGPAHHFVNTP from the coding sequence ATGAATCCCAGTTTAAGTATTTATGACAATCTTGGCGGTGAGAAAGGTGTTCGCGCACTGGTCGAGGCATTTTACCCAATCGTTCAGCAGAATGAGCAGCTGGCTCCGCTTTTCCCGGAAGATATTCAGCCGGTCATCGACAAGCAGTATATGTTTTTGTCTCAGTTTTTTGGAGGCCCAGGGCTGTTTTCCGAGGCGTTTGGACATCCGATGATGCGTGCCCGTCATATGCATTTTGAAGTGACGGTTGAACGGGCTGAGGCGTGGCTTGCATGTATGGATCAAGCCTTAACACAGATTGGTGTGGAGGAGCCCTTGCATTCGTTTATCCTGCAGCGTTTATCCGGGCCTGCACATCATTTTGTGAATACACCATAG
- the ylbJ gene encoding sporulation integral membrane protein YlbJ, translating to MAASQRLTHVLVTLALLILCVLMVLYPAETWHAGVRGLSIWWDVLFPSLFPFLVLSELLLGFGIVHFLGTLLNPLMRPLFRVPGSGGFVFAVSCASGYPTGAKLTAQLWEQKLVTREEGERLVAFTTSSDPIFMIGAVSVGFFHNVAIAPVLVASHYAAAFLVGMLMRFHGGTAQGSQPDISSASPSEGIPRNRLVRAIYAMHEARKADGRAFGELLRTAVSSSLRLIIIVGGLVVFFSVMMELLVQTGWLGGLYGITEQLLRHSGLPPSLSPSLVGGLFEVTLGNKEAGSAGASIPLVYKVAAAAFVLSWGGLSVHAQIMSVLSNTPMRYGPFLFARAIHALIAPVLVLLLWTPMMGRSSSPVLMEPGFIPSLSTYTPDWGLIFLSGMIVFVSLIVLLLFLAILSSILKPRRHAKK from the coding sequence ATGGCTGCTTCACAAAGACTCACCCATGTCCTGGTCACACTCGCTCTCCTGATCCTTTGTGTGTTAATGGTCTTGTATCCAGCGGAAACCTGGCATGCGGGTGTACGCGGACTGTCCATCTGGTGGGACGTATTGTTTCCCTCCCTTTTTCCTTTTTTGGTGCTGTCCGAGCTGCTGCTCGGCTTTGGCATTGTTCATTTTCTAGGTACCTTGCTAAATCCACTGATGCGTCCATTGTTTCGTGTTCCCGGAAGCGGTGGTTTTGTATTTGCCGTGAGCTGTGCATCCGGTTATCCTACAGGGGCTAAACTGACCGCCCAGTTATGGGAACAAAAGCTGGTTACCCGGGAAGAAGGAGAACGGCTCGTTGCCTTCACGACATCATCCGATCCGATCTTCATGATTGGAGCGGTATCAGTTGGATTCTTCCATAATGTCGCCATTGCTCCAGTATTGGTTGCGAGCCATTACGCTGCAGCTTTTCTGGTGGGTATGCTCATGCGTTTTCACGGGGGTACAGCGCAAGGCTCACAGCCAGACATCTCTTCTGCATCCCCATCGGAGGGGATACCTAGAAACAGACTGGTCCGGGCCATCTATGCGATGCATGAAGCAAGAAAGGCTGACGGACGGGCATTCGGTGAACTGCTGCGCACGGCAGTCTCCTCATCCCTTCGCCTTATTATTATCGTAGGAGGGCTGGTTGTATTCTTCTCGGTCATGATGGAGCTACTTGTCCAGACCGGTTGGCTTGGCGGATTATACGGGATAACCGAGCAATTGTTACGACATAGCGGACTGCCTCCATCCTTATCTCCTAGCTTGGTCGGCGGGCTGTTTGAAGTAACGCTGGGGAACAAAGAGGCCGGGAGTGCCGGGGCATCCATCCCACTCGTCTATAAAGTAGCTGCAGCAGCCTTTGTTCTCTCCTGGGGCGGATTATCCGTCCATGCACAGATTATGAGTGTTCTTAGCAACACACCCATGAGATACGGTCCTTTTCTATTTGCCAGAGCAATTCATGCGCTAATCGCACCTGTCCTGGTCCTGCTGTTGTGGACACCCATGATGGGGCGTTCCTCTTCACCCGTTCTCATGGAGCCCGGTTTCATCCCATCGTTATCAACGTATACACCCGATTGGGGACTGATTTTCTTGTCCGGAATGATTGTTTTTGTAAGCCTCATCGTATTGTTGTTATTCCTTGCGATATTAAGTTCCATTCTCAAGCCTAGACGACATGCCAAAAAATAA
- a CDS encoding NAD kinase, with protein sequence MRYYVQDRGDQLSIDLSQQFHALAKEEGFKLDAESPEIVISIGGDGTMLQAFHNFIDRIPDIAFVGVHTGHLGFYADWKKEELRELVRLMSGKGDPERLKPRIVQYPLLELEIRKKSGNTSYIALNEFTLKGVDGTVVAQVDINDVTFEMFRGDGICVSTPSGSTAYNKALGGAMVHPTIEAIQIAEIASINNRVYRTLGSPIILPKHHHCDIFSRKDQRLLMTIDHVNVMVEDLISVRCQVSSHKVSFARFRPYPFWNRVRTAFLD encoded by the coding sequence TTGAGATACTATGTTCAAGACCGCGGAGACCAGTTATCGATTGATCTCAGTCAGCAGTTTCACGCGCTGGCGAAGGAAGAAGGGTTCAAGCTGGATGCAGAATCGCCGGAGATTGTTATCTCCATCGGGGGCGATGGTACGATGCTACAGGCGTTTCACAATTTCATCGACCGTATTCCGGATATTGCTTTTGTTGGGGTTCATACAGGCCATCTCGGCTTTTACGCCGATTGGAAGAAGGAAGAATTACGGGAGTTAGTCAGGCTGATGAGTGGCAAAGGAGATCCGGAGCGTCTCAAACCACGCATTGTGCAATACCCGCTACTGGAGCTTGAGATTCGGAAAAAGTCGGGGAATACCTCTTACATCGCCCTTAATGAATTTACGTTAAAAGGGGTAGACGGTACCGTCGTGGCCCAGGTCGATATTAACGATGTGACATTTGAGATGTTCCGTGGGGATGGCATCTGTGTATCCACGCCATCAGGCAGCACGGCATACAACAAGGCCCTTGGCGGTGCCATGGTTCATCCGACCATCGAGGCGATTCAGATTGCGGAGATTGCATCGATTAATAACCGGGTCTATCGGACACTTGGTTCACCGATTATTTTGCCCAAGCATCATCATTGTGATATTTTCTCCCGCAAGGATCAGCGGTTACTGATGACCATTGATCATGTGAATGTGATGGTGGAGGATCTGATTTCCGTCCGTTGTCAGGTATCCAGTCACAAGGTCAGTTTTGCACGTTTCCGCCCTTATCCATTCTGGAACCGGGTTCGCACCGCATTTCTTGACTAA
- a CDS encoding YutD-like domain-containing protein produces the protein MEEEKIKEQIQDQLQEQIQEPVQESVVESVEEKPKEPVIVQIGGKNYEIVQNHKEGWNPEVFRDRYSEVLERYDYIIGDWGYSQLRLKGFYRDNHPKATKDSTIASMVDYINEYCNFGCAYFVLQKSKDQPQAKAKSGS, from the coding sequence TTGGAAGAAGAAAAAATCAAAGAACAGATTCAGGACCAACTTCAGGAACAGATCCAGGAGCCAGTTCAGGAATCGGTTGTTGAATCAGTTGAAGAAAAGCCCAAAGAACCGGTCATTGTACAGATCGGCGGCAAAAATTATGAAATCGTCCAGAACCACAAAGAAGGCTGGAATCCAGAGGTCTTCCGTGATCGTTACAGTGAAGTGCTGGAGCGTTATGATTATATTATCGGGGACTGGGGTTATAGCCAGTTGAGGTTAAAAGGTTTTTACCGTGATAACCATCCGAAAGCGACAAAGGATTCCACGATCGCCAGTATGGTGGATTATATCAATGAATATTGTAACTTTGGCTGCGCGTACTTTGTACTTCAGAAGAGCAAGGATCAACCTCAAGCCAAAGCAAAAAGCGGTTCCTGA
- the lipA gene encoding lipoyl synthase: MAKRVKEPKPDWIRIKLTTGDNYQEMKTMMRSKTLHTVCEEARCPNIYECWANRTATFMILGDICTRACRFCAVNTGLPTELDLQEPERVAEAAEQMNLQHCVITSVARDDLKDGGATIFAETVKAVRRRLPLCSVEVLIPDFLGDRESLQIVMDAKPDILNHNIETVERLSDKVRAKAKYKRSLELLARAKEMQPNIPTKSSIMLGVGEEYNEILSTMDDLRAVNCDIMTIGQYLQPSEKHLYVEKYYPPEEFAALKQEGLKRGFSHVESGPMVRSSYHAHEQVKSATKHAEQAATHA, from the coding sequence TTGGCAAAACGTGTTAAAGAACCGAAGCCGGATTGGATTCGGATCAAATTGACAACCGGCGATAACTATCAGGAAATGAAAACGATGATGCGTTCCAAAACGCTGCATACGGTATGTGAGGAAGCGCGGTGCCCGAATATTTATGAATGCTGGGCCAATCGAACGGCCACTTTTATGATTTTGGGCGATATTTGCACAAGGGCATGCCGTTTTTGCGCGGTGAATACAGGCTTGCCAACGGAGCTTGATTTGCAGGAACCAGAACGTGTGGCGGAAGCAGCAGAGCAGATGAATCTGCAACACTGCGTAATTACAAGTGTAGCCCGTGATGACCTGAAGGATGGGGGAGCTACGATCTTTGCAGAGACGGTGAAGGCCGTACGGCGACGGTTGCCATTGTGCAGCGTTGAAGTACTCATTCCAGACTTTCTGGGCGATCGGGAATCTTTGCAGATTGTAATGGATGCCAAACCGGACATTCTGAATCACAATATTGAGACAGTTGAGCGGTTGTCAGACAAAGTGCGTGCCAAGGCAAAATATAAACGTTCACTGGAATTGCTTGCTCGTGCCAAAGAAATGCAACCTAACATCCCTACGAAATCAAGCATTATGCTTGGTGTAGGTGAGGAATATAATGAAATTTTATCAACGATGGATGATCTTCGTGCGGTGAACTGTGATATTATGACGATTGGTCAATATTTGCAGCCATCGGAGAAACATCTGTATGTTGAAAAGTATTATCCGCCAGAGGAGTTTGCTGCATTGAAACAGGAAGGATTAAAACGTGGATTCAGCCACGTCGAGTCCGGTCCGATGGTACGCAGCTCCTACCATGCGCATGAACAGGTGAAATCGGCTACCAAACATGCTGAACAGGCGGCAACACACGCGTGA
- a CDS encoding M23 family metallopeptidase — protein MQQRLTFRYTYHFWIKTLLAGTLLLPFLPVEVYSEPAEAAPKPQAAELKPAEIFAARRHLYETIGQMTQIPWYRLAAIDQYERTITRAHPKDRKHPERLTGIFMTPPAWRGWLNPDETDQHPESILFFKGYGRDGSGDGIADANNDQDVLYSMASVIQGYGNKQEDFNIALWEYYHNSRAVQRIQQFAKLYEHFDNLDLFGHAFPVPLGTNYSYRSTWGTKRSWGGYRIHEGTDIFAPHGLPVRSTCYGVVEIKGWNPFGGWRIGIRDLNNHYHYYAHLSGFDKSARVGEVVIPGQVVGWVGSSGYGKPGTQGKFPPHLHYGIYRDSGLHEWSFDPYPQLKHWEQDERKQKNKKSK, from the coding sequence GTGCAACAACGCTTGACCTTCAGGTACACGTACCACTTTTGGATCAAAACATTACTTGCAGGTACTCTGCTTCTCCCATTCTTGCCTGTTGAAGTTTACAGTGAACCCGCCGAGGCCGCTCCCAAACCACAGGCTGCCGAGTTAAAACCCGCAGAAATTTTCGCTGCACGTCGCCATTTATATGAAACCATTGGTCAGATGACCCAGATTCCCTGGTACAGGCTTGCCGCAATTGATCAGTATGAACGAACGATTACTCGCGCACACCCAAAGGATCGCAAGCATCCTGAACGGCTTACAGGTATCTTCATGACCCCTCCGGCCTGGAGAGGATGGTTAAATCCCGATGAGACGGATCAACATCCGGAATCCATTCTTTTTTTCAAAGGATATGGACGTGATGGTTCAGGAGACGGTATAGCGGATGCCAACAATGATCAGGATGTGCTGTACAGCATGGCTTCTGTTATTCAAGGTTATGGAAACAAACAAGAGGACTTCAACATTGCTTTGTGGGAATATTATCACAACTCCCGTGCTGTGCAACGGATACAGCAATTCGCGAAGTTATATGAGCATTTTGACAATCTGGATCTATTCGGACATGCCTTTCCGGTCCCGCTCGGAACCAACTACTCCTATCGCAGTACCTGGGGGACGAAAAGAAGCTGGGGCGGTTATCGCATTCATGAGGGAACAGATATTTTCGCTCCGCATGGCCTGCCTGTACGCAGTACCTGTTATGGGGTCGTGGAAATCAAAGGCTGGAATCCGTTTGGCGGCTGGCGCATCGGAATTCGGGATTTGAACAACCATTATCACTATTACGCTCACCTTTCGGGTTTTGACAAAAGTGCACGCGTCGGTGAAGTTGTGATCCCCGGTCAGGTCGTAGGTTGGGTGGGTAGTTCGGGTTACGGGAAACCTGGGACACAGGGCAAATTCCCTCCACATCTCCACTATGGGATCTACCGGGACAGCGGACTGCACGAATGGTCGTTCGATCCTTATCCACAGCTGAAACATTGGGAACAGGATGAACGCAAACAAAAGAACAAGAAAAGTAAGTAA